The genomic region TGGAAGGCAGCACAGGCGATGAAGGACGAGTACCTGAGCACGGAGCACATGCTACTCGCGATCGCCGACGAGACGGATCCCGCATCGCCGCAGATCCTGAAAGACGTGGGCGCGACGAAGGACCGCATCTTTGGTGCGCTCACCTCAATTCGCGGCGGGCAGCGGATCACGGATCAGAGCCCGGAGGACAAGTATCAGGCGTTGGAGCGCTACACGCGCGATCTCACGGAACTGGCGCGGCAGGGTAAGCTCGATCCAGTTATCGGCCGGAACGATGAGATCCGGCGGGTCGTGCAGGTACTTTCACGGCGTACGAAGAACAATCCCGTACTCATCGGCGACGCGGGTGTAGGCAAGACCGCGATCGCCGAGGGTTTAGCGCAGCGCATTGTCAACGGTGACGTGCCGGAGACGCTCAAGGATAAGCGGGTGCTCGCGCTCGACATGGGCGCGTTGATCGCGGGTGCAAAGTTCCGGGGCGAGTTTGAGGACCGGCTCAAGGCGGTCTTGAAGGAGATTGACCAAGCTGCGGGTCAGATCGTCCTCTTCATCGACGAATTGCACACGGTCGTCGGTGCGGGCGCAGCGGAAGGCGCCGTTGACGCCTCGAATCTGCTCAAACCCGCCCTGGCGCGTGGCGAGCTGCGCTGTGTCGGTGCGACCACGACCGATGAATATCGCAAGTATATCGAGAAGGACGCGGCACTGGAACGTCGGTTCCAGCCGATCACCGTTCGTGAGCCCTCGGTCGAGGACACGATCTCGATTCTCCGTGGCTTGAAGGAGCGGTACGAGCTGCATCACGGCGTTCGTATTAAGGACTCGGCGTTGGTTGCGGCTGCGACGCTCTCGAGCCGCTATATTACCGATCGATTTCTCCCTGACAAAGCGATTGACGTGATCGATGAGGCCGCTTCGAAGTTGCGAACCGAGATAGACAGCATGCCGGTCGAGATTGACGAGGTCGAGCGGAAGATCAGGCAGCTGGAGATCGAGGAGCAGGCTTTGAAGCGTGAAAAGGACCAGCAGTCGAAGGAGCGGCTGGAGAAGCTTCGTAAGGAGCTGGCGGAATTGAAGGAGCGGAGTACTGAGCTGAAAGCACGCTGGCAGAACGAGAAGGAAGTCATTCAGAAGACACGCGCGCTCAAGGAGCAGGTCGATCAGGCGAAGCTTGAGGAGCAGCAGGCGGAACGCAGCGGCGATCTGGAACGCGTGGCTCAGATCCGCTACGGCACGCTTGTTGAGCTGCAGAACGAGTTGAACACGCAGAACGAGAAGCTGAAGGAACTGCAGAAGGAACAGATGATGCTCAAGGAGGAGGTGGATGAAGACGACGTTGCAGAGGTCGTCGGGAAATGGTCGGGCGTGCCCGTCTCGAGGATGCTGGAAGGCGAGACCGAGAAGCTGCTGCAGATGGAAGAGCGCTTGAAGCAGCGTGTGGTGGGGCAGGACCGGGCGATCTCGCTGGTCTCGAATGCGATTCGCCGCGCTCGGGCAGGGCTCAGCGATCCGAACAGGCCAATCGGCTCGTTCATCTTCCTCGGCCCCACGGGCGTCGGGAAGACGGAACTCGCCAAGGCGCTGGCTGAATTCCTCTTCGATGATGAGCGTGCGATGGTGCGTATGGACATGTCAGAGTTCATGGAGCGCCACTCGATCGCGCGGCTTATCGGCGCACCACCCGGCTATGTGGGCTACGAGGAAGGCGGATTCCTGACCGAAGCGGTGCGCCGCAAACAGTACACGGTCGTCCTCTTCGACGAGATCGAGAAGGCGCACAACGACGTCTTCAACCTGCTCTTGCAGATCCTGGACGACGGCCGGCTCACCGACGGCCACGGCCGGACCGTGAACTTCAAGAACACGGTGATCATCATGACCTCCAATATAGCCACACCCTTCATCCAGGAATACCAGGGCGAGGAGCTGGAAAAGCGATTACGGGAGGCGCTGAAAGCGCACTTCAGGCCAGAATTCCTGAATCGCATCGACGAGATTGTTACCTTCAATCCGCTGGGCATGGACGAGCTCAAGAAGATCGTCGAGATCCAGATGCGGTACCTCCAGGAGCGGCTGGCCTCGAAGAAGCTCTCGATCTCCGTGAACGAGGACGTGAAGGAGCTGCTCGCGAATCAGGGCTTCGATCCCGTCTTCGGCGCACGACCGGTCAAACGCACGATCCAGCGCCTGATCGAAGACCCGCTCTCGAAGCGACTCCTGGAAGGCGAGTTCAGTGAAGGGGATACGATCAGAGCAGAGGTCTCCGGCGGTAACATAGTGTTCTCGCGCGCGTAGACTTGTAGCTGTGTGGAATCAGAAAGAAAAGCGAGCGCACCGTCACTTTCACTTGATCGTGCCGGCACCGATCAGATGCCAGCGGCCGCGTATCTTCCGCCCGATTGCTACCCGCGAGCCAGTCTCTGCGCAGACCGGCCTGCTCAAGATCAGATCCAGCGTCTTCTTCGTCACCTTCTTCACCTCGCCGATCGTGATCGACGTGCCCGCGCTGAGCATGATGTTCTCGCCCACTTTGATCGCCGGCACTTTCTCCTCCTCCTTCTTCACACCGACTGCGCGTTTGAAGAGCTGGAAATCGACGCTTAACTTCTCCCAGGTCGGTGGTAACGTCCCGGGTTTGCCCGCACACTGACCTACTAACGCGTCTTCCTTTGTCATACTGGGATCTAAGGTCGTGCCAATCCCCAGGAGGCCGCCCGGGGCCACCTTCGACACCTGCGTGCCTCCGACCACGATCGACGTGATCTCCGTCTCCAGGGGCTCCCACGTCGACTTGCCGCCCACGGTCACCATCC from Methanomicrobia archaeon harbors:
- the clpB gene encoding ATP-dependent chaperone ClpB, with product MRLDKLTVKAQEALQEAKNRADTYNQQQIEVEHLLLALVEQPEGIVIPILQKIGVDSDQLKTRLAEYLRSQPQVYGAGGVDQLFISPRLNNILEAAWKAAQAMKDEYLSTEHMLLAIADETDPASPQILKDVGATKDRIFGALTSIRGGQRITDQSPEDKYQALERYTRDLTELARQGKLDPVIGRNDEIRRVVQVLSRRTKNNPVLIGDAGVGKTAIAEGLAQRIVNGDVPETLKDKRVLALDMGALIAGAKFRGEFEDRLKAVLKEIDQAAGQIVLFIDELHTVVGAGAAEGAVDASNLLKPALARGELRCVGATTTDEYRKYIEKDAALERRFQPITVREPSVEDTISILRGLKERYELHHGVRIKDSALVAAATLSSRYITDRFLPDKAIDVIDEAASKLRTEIDSMPVEIDEVERKIRQLEIEEQALKREKDQQSKERLEKLRKELAELKERSTELKARWQNEKEVIQKTRALKEQVDQAKLEEQQAERSGDLERVAQIRYGTLVELQNELNTQNEKLKELQKEQMMLKEEVDEDDVAEVVGKWSGVPVSRMLEGETEKLLQMEERLKQRVVGQDRAISLVSNAIRRARAGLSDPNRPIGSFIFLGPTGVGKTELAKALAEFLFDDERAMVRMDMSEFMERHSIARLIGAPPGYVGYEEGGFLTEAVRRKQYTVVLFDEIEKAHNDVFNLLLQILDDGRLTDGHGRTVNFKNTVIIMTSNIATPFIQEYQGEELEKRLREALKAHFRPEFLNRIDEIVTFNPLGMDELKKIVEIQMRYLQERLASKKLSISVNEDVKELLANQGFDPVFGARPVKRTIQRLIEDPLSKRLLEGEFSEGDTIRAEVSGGNIVFSRA